In Cicer arietinum cultivar CDC Frontier isolate Library 1 chromosome 1, Cicar.CDCFrontier_v2.0, whole genome shotgun sequence, one DNA window encodes the following:
- the LOC101495907 gene encoding uncharacterized protein: MGESAEKAKAEALQIIGAFEVLPKLVVFDLDYTLWPFYCECRSKRETPSLYPHAMGILSALKLKGIDVAIASRSPTSDIAKAFLNKLGITSFFVAQEIYSSWTHKTDHFQRIHSITGIPFNSMLFFDDENRNIQAVSKMGVTSILVENGVNLGSLSQGLAQFSRNWNTSQKNKQKWLSSYSQKPDTSNSAQ, translated from the exons ATGGGAGAGTCGGCGGAGAAAGCGAAGGCGGAGGCATTGCAGATTATCGGAGCATTTGAAGTTTTACCGAAACTGGTTGTTTTCGATCTCGATTACACTCTCTGGCCTTTTTACTGTGAGTGTCGATCGAAGCGCGAAACTCCTTCTCTCTATCCTCACGCCATGGGTATTTTATCTGCTCTCAAACTCAAAGGAATCGATGTTGCCATCGCTTCTCGATCTCCAACCTCAGATATAGCTAAAGCTTTTCTCAACAAATTGGGAATCACTTCATTCTTCGTCGCACag GAAATATATTCCAGTTGGACTCATAAAACAGATCATTTTCAGAGAATTCATTCAATCACTGGAATTCCTTTTAACTCCATGCTCTTTTTTGATGATGAGAATAGGAACATCCAAGCG GTCTCTAAAATGGGAGTGACTAGCATTTTGGTGGAAAATGGGGTAAATCTTGGATCCTTATCTCAAGGCCTTGCACAATTTTCTAGAAACTGGAATACATCACAGAAGAACAAGCAGAAGTGGTTATCCAGTTATTCTCAAAAGCCAGATACTTCCAACTCTGCTCAATGA
- the LOC101495579 gene encoding probable ubiquitin-like-specific protease 2A isoform X2: protein MTQRTSSSSINKFDVFEFNEEEEKVSSKMFSKFTNPNKPRSSPISKYDFLQAFAQSSKPPSKSVPVDPIDLDDEQDDEEETKCSQEKVFNKRLEIDDDEDDDTGIDNHGKNGNACLMDSPLQHVADKAITGYAECIDSDFDLKNQSLDMLSDDDDDSSEMSSSSKFEDCFEDQLVADDSAAFKINDIEKVVDVFPDFIQYEELYCTSSRLIFSCSSLKLEGPTNNQAGKTFKIEWETEDIIKIESCWFEKIETALISLLLRSKDSGEVGITNEKPGFKLLKFAVYDSYWSSAEEAIKLLDMRYTDIWSTFFVTDTDNYGNNSALGQGSLFSQRHYFPIFGEAFDEVIYPKGEPDAVSISKRDVALLQPETFINDTIIDFYIKYLKNKLTTDEQERFHFFNSFFFRKLADLDKDPSSASDGRAAFQRVRKWTRKVNLFEKDYIVIPINYSLHWSLIVICHPGEVPCFRDEEIKETSKVPCILHMDSLKGSHKGLKSVFQSYLCEEWKERHSNMVDDFSSKFLQLRFISLELPQQENLYDCGLFLLHYVERFLEEAPIKFNPFNITKFSDFLSSNWFPPAEASLKRSYIENLIYDIFENSSLQAPACHGKGPLPEVPCLIKHKVDAGSSGACCYPAMCHGNPSNCSTETDIQFPTAFPIRVTSCLRDHGTVYKDLQTAAVSPHSDCLKMSVCHRRRFMSPIKETEEFGEEVAISIVRENSQVGIVASDFPSTSYIGIDHRAPETTQQGLSMNFVESVEGLSCSRTSTSVSWNTLDSGTLEDQPLEKIEESNSPNKMSLEELAASVVQDSQESNDGHETDACVKSRSSFQENINSVIHQISDLAHNTGDEDDSIVSQKEPLASESQEQDAKRPKFMNESGGSSRRFTRRMLKETCLMS from the exons ATGACTCAGCGCACATCTTCTTCATCAATCAACAAATTCGACGTCTTCGAGTTCAACGAAGAAGAGGAGAAAGTTTCTTCGAAGATGTTCAGCAAGTTCACAAACCCTAACAAACCTCGTTCTTCTCCAATTTCAAAGTACGATTTCCTTCAAGCCT TTGCGCAAAGTTCTAAACCTCCATCGAAGTCTGTTCCCGTTGATCCAATTGACCTCGATGATGAACAAG atgatgaagaagaaacCAAGTGTTCACAGGAGAAAGTTTTCAACAAACGGTTAGAAATTGACGACGATGAGGATGATGATACTGGTATTGATAATCATGGAAAAAATGGTAATGCGTGTTTAATGGACTCGCCATTGCAACATGTTGCTGATAAAGCGATCACTGGCTATGCTGAGTGTATTGATAGCGACTTTGACTTGAAA AATCAGAGTCTTGATATGCTTTCTGATGATGACGATGATAGTAGTGAAATGAGTTCGTCTTCAAAATTTGAag ATTGCTTTGAAGACCAGCTAGTGGCCGATGATTCTGCTGCATTTAAAATT AATGACATAGAAAAGGTGGTTGATGTCTTCCCTGATTTTattcaatatgaagaattatACTGCACCAGTTCTCGGTTAATATTCTCGTGCAGCTCCCTGAAACTTGAAGGCCCAACAAATAATCAAGCCGggaaaacttttaaaattgagtGGGAAACTgaagatattataaaaattgaatcatGCTGGTTTGAAAAG ATTGAAACAGCATTGATCAGCCTTCTCCTTAGATCAAAAGATTCTGGAGAAGTTGGCATTACAAATGAAAAGCCAG GTTTTAAGCTGTTGAAATTTGCAGTTTATGATTCATATTGGTCCAGTGCAGAAGAGGCTATCAAATTATTGGATATGAGATACACTGATATCTGGAGTACTTTTTTTGT CACTGACACAGATAACTATGGAAATAATTCTGCATTGGGGCAGGGCAGTTTGTTTTCTCAGAGGCATTATTTTCCCAT TTTTGGTGAAGCATTTGACGAGGTTATTTATCCGAAGGGTGAACCTGATGCTGTTTCCATTAGTAAGAGAGATGTTGCGCTTTTACAGCCAGAGACATTCATCAATGACACAATCATCGACTTTTATATCAA gtatttgaaaaataaactcACAACTGATGAACAGGAGAGGTTTCACTTTTTCAATAGCTTCTTCTTCCGAAAGCTAGCTGATTTAGACAAAGATCCATCAAGTGCTAGTGATGGCAGAGCAGCTTTTCAACGTGTACGTAAATGGACCAGGAAAGTTAACCTTTTTGAAAAGGATTATATCGTGATTCCCATTAACTACAG TCTTCACTGGAGTTTGATTGTCATTTGTCATCCTGGGGAAGTGCCATGCTTCAGAG ATGAAGAAATTAAAGAAACTTCCAAAGTACCTTGCATCTTGCACATGGACTCCCTGAAAGGAAGTCATAAAGGCCTCAAGAGTGTTTTCCAAAG CTACCTGTGTGAAGAATGGAAAGAGAGGCACTCTAATATGGTGGAtgatttttcttctaaatttttacaGTTGCGGTTCATCTCACTAGAG CTTCCTCAGCAGGAGAACTTGTATGATTGTGGCCTGTTTTTGCTCCACTACGTGGAACGTTTTCTGGAGGAAGCTCCTATCAAATTTAACCCTTTCAACATAACAAAGTTCTCTGATTTT TTGAGCAGTAACTGGTTCCCTCCGGCTGAGGCTTCTCTGAAGCGATCTTATATAGAGAACttaatttatgatatatttgaaaatagttCTTTGCAAGCACCCGCTTGCCATGGCAAAGGTCCTCTCCCTGAAGTACCTTGTCTTATCAAGCACAAAGTGGATGCAGGTTCCTCTGGGGCTTGCTGTTATCCTGCTATGTGCCACGGGAATCCTTCAAATTGCTCTACTGAGACTGATATTCAGTTCCCAACTGCTTTCCCTATAAGAGTGACATCGTGTTTGAGAGATCATGGAACTGTTTACAAGGACTTGCAAACAGCAGCTGTATCTCCGCATTCTGATTGTCTGAAGATGTCAGTGTGCCATCGAAGAAGATTCATGTCACCAATAAAG GAAACTGAAGAGTTTGGTGAGGAAGTCGCAATATCCATAGTAAGAGAAAATTCTCAAGTAGGCATTGTGGCATCTGATTTCCCATCCACATCATATATAGGTATAGATCATAGAGCACCTGAAACAACGCAGCAGGGACTCTCTATGAATTTTGTGGAATCTGTCGAGGGCCTTTCATGTTCAAGAACATCTACTAGTGTATCTTGGAATACATTGGATTCAGGTACTCTTGAAGACCAGCCTCTGGAGAAAATTGAAGAGTCTAACAGTCCAAACAAGATGTCCCTTGAGGAGCTTGCAGCCTCTGTAGTTCAAGATTCTCAAGAATCAAATGACGGGCATGAGACTGATGCATGTGTGAAATCTCGTTCTTCATtccaagaaaatataaattcagTGATCCATCAAATTTCAGATTTGGCTCATAATACTGGTGATGAGGATGATAGTATAGTTAGCCAGAAAGAACCACTGGCATCTGAGTCTCAGGAACAAGATGCCAAAAGGCCGAAGTTTATGAATGAATCAGGTGGTTCAAGTCGACGATTCACAAGGAGGATGCTAAAAGAAACATGTTTAATGTCATGA
- the LOC101495259 gene encoding beta carbonic anhydrase 5, chloroplastic encodes MAIHAYISVPSDPFSSKLLGLSSSSSYYSIQPSRICSPVQITPKFEQTHLNALRRSQCFTLKASMGSPEFTKQLINSKPETFAEIKDKSDIFDDLKDRFLSFKNNIYMKNTERFEYLAKTQAPKFMVIACADSRVCPSTILGFQPGDAFMIRNVANLVPRFENGPTETNAALEFAVNSLLVENILVVGHSCCGGIRALMSMQDDGTTGFIKSWVVNGKNAKVKTKAAASNLDFDSQCKHCEKESINHSLVNLLSYPWIKEKVENEELSIHGGYYDFIDCSFEKWTLDYRRTKLEENGKIATKNKIFWS; translated from the exons ATGGCAATTCATGCTTACATTTCTGTTCCCTCTGAtcccttttcttcaaagcttcTAGGGTTATCCTCTTCCTCCAGTTACTATTCCATTCAACCATCAAGg ATCTGTAGTCCTGTGCAAATCACACCGAAATTTGAGCAAACGCATTTGAATGCATTAAG GAGAAGTCAGTGTTTCACTTTGAAGGCTTCAATGGGATCTCCGGAATTTACCAAACAACTTATTAACAGCAAGCCAGAGACATTTGCTGAAATTAAAGACAAAAGTGATATTTTTGATGATCTGAAGGAtagatttttaagttttaagaaTAATATATACAT GAAAAATACTGAACGATTTGAATATCTCGCCAAGACTCAAGCACCAAAG TTCATGGTTATTGCTTGTGCAGATTCCAGGGTATGCCCCTCCACTATTTTGGGATTTCAACCAGGAGACGCATTCATGATCCGCAATGTTGCTAATTTGGTTCCTCGCTTTGAG AATGGACCCACAGAAACAAATGCTGCATTAGAATTTGCGGTAAACTCCCTTTTG GTTGAGAACATCTTAGTCGTTGGCCACAGCTGCTGTGGAGGTATACGCGCCCTTATGAGTATGCAAGACGATGGCACTACAGG CTTTATAAAAAGTTGGGTTGTCAATGGAAAGAATGCAAAAGTAAAAACCAAGGCTGCTGCTTCCAACCTCGATTTTGATAGCCAGTGCAAACATTGTGAGAAG GAATCAATTAACCATTCCTTAGTAAACCTACTTAGTTACCCTTGGATCAAAGAAAAGGTGGAGAATGAAGAACTCTCTATTCATGGTGGTTACTATGACTTTATTGACTGTTCATTTGAGAAATGGACATTGGACTACCGGAGAACCAAACTGGAAGAAAATGGCAAAATtgctacaaaaaataaaatcttttggTCTTGA
- the LOC101495579 gene encoding probable ubiquitin-like-specific protease 2A isoform X1 yields MTQRTSSSSINKFDVFEFNEEEEKVSSKMFSKFTNPNKPRSSPISKYDFLQAFAQSSKPPSKSVPVDPIDLDDEQEDDEEETKCSQEKVFNKRLEIDDDEDDDTGIDNHGKNGNACLMDSPLQHVADKAITGYAECIDSDFDLKNQSLDMLSDDDDDSSEMSSSSKFEDCFEDQLVADDSAAFKINDIEKVVDVFPDFIQYEELYCTSSRLIFSCSSLKLEGPTNNQAGKTFKIEWETEDIIKIESCWFEKIETALISLLLRSKDSGEVGITNEKPGFKLLKFAVYDSYWSSAEEAIKLLDMRYTDIWSTFFVTDTDNYGNNSALGQGSLFSQRHYFPIFGEAFDEVIYPKGEPDAVSISKRDVALLQPETFINDTIIDFYIKYLKNKLTTDEQERFHFFNSFFFRKLADLDKDPSSASDGRAAFQRVRKWTRKVNLFEKDYIVIPINYSLHWSLIVICHPGEVPCFRDEEIKETSKVPCILHMDSLKGSHKGLKSVFQSYLCEEWKERHSNMVDDFSSKFLQLRFISLELPQQENLYDCGLFLLHYVERFLEEAPIKFNPFNITKFSDFLSSNWFPPAEASLKRSYIENLIYDIFENSSLQAPACHGKGPLPEVPCLIKHKVDAGSSGACCYPAMCHGNPSNCSTETDIQFPTAFPIRVTSCLRDHGTVYKDLQTAAVSPHSDCLKMSVCHRRRFMSPIKETEEFGEEVAISIVRENSQVGIVASDFPSTSYIGIDHRAPETTQQGLSMNFVESVEGLSCSRTSTSVSWNTLDSGTLEDQPLEKIEESNSPNKMSLEELAASVVQDSQESNDGHETDACVKSRSSFQENINSVIHQISDLAHNTGDEDDSIVSQKEPLASESQEQDAKRPKFMNESGGSSRRFTRRMLKETCLMS; encoded by the exons ATGACTCAGCGCACATCTTCTTCATCAATCAACAAATTCGACGTCTTCGAGTTCAACGAAGAAGAGGAGAAAGTTTCTTCGAAGATGTTCAGCAAGTTCACAAACCCTAACAAACCTCGTTCTTCTCCAATTTCAAAGTACGATTTCCTTCAAGCCT TTGCGCAAAGTTCTAAACCTCCATCGAAGTCTGTTCCCGTTGATCCAATTGACCTCGATGATGAACAAG aagatgatgaagaagaaacCAAGTGTTCACAGGAGAAAGTTTTCAACAAACGGTTAGAAATTGACGACGATGAGGATGATGATACTGGTATTGATAATCATGGAAAAAATGGTAATGCGTGTTTAATGGACTCGCCATTGCAACATGTTGCTGATAAAGCGATCACTGGCTATGCTGAGTGTATTGATAGCGACTTTGACTTGAAA AATCAGAGTCTTGATATGCTTTCTGATGATGACGATGATAGTAGTGAAATGAGTTCGTCTTCAAAATTTGAag ATTGCTTTGAAGACCAGCTAGTGGCCGATGATTCTGCTGCATTTAAAATT AATGACATAGAAAAGGTGGTTGATGTCTTCCCTGATTTTattcaatatgaagaattatACTGCACCAGTTCTCGGTTAATATTCTCGTGCAGCTCCCTGAAACTTGAAGGCCCAACAAATAATCAAGCCGggaaaacttttaaaattgagtGGGAAACTgaagatattataaaaattgaatcatGCTGGTTTGAAAAG ATTGAAACAGCATTGATCAGCCTTCTCCTTAGATCAAAAGATTCTGGAGAAGTTGGCATTACAAATGAAAAGCCAG GTTTTAAGCTGTTGAAATTTGCAGTTTATGATTCATATTGGTCCAGTGCAGAAGAGGCTATCAAATTATTGGATATGAGATACACTGATATCTGGAGTACTTTTTTTGT CACTGACACAGATAACTATGGAAATAATTCTGCATTGGGGCAGGGCAGTTTGTTTTCTCAGAGGCATTATTTTCCCAT TTTTGGTGAAGCATTTGACGAGGTTATTTATCCGAAGGGTGAACCTGATGCTGTTTCCATTAGTAAGAGAGATGTTGCGCTTTTACAGCCAGAGACATTCATCAATGACACAATCATCGACTTTTATATCAA gtatttgaaaaataaactcACAACTGATGAACAGGAGAGGTTTCACTTTTTCAATAGCTTCTTCTTCCGAAAGCTAGCTGATTTAGACAAAGATCCATCAAGTGCTAGTGATGGCAGAGCAGCTTTTCAACGTGTACGTAAATGGACCAGGAAAGTTAACCTTTTTGAAAAGGATTATATCGTGATTCCCATTAACTACAG TCTTCACTGGAGTTTGATTGTCATTTGTCATCCTGGGGAAGTGCCATGCTTCAGAG ATGAAGAAATTAAAGAAACTTCCAAAGTACCTTGCATCTTGCACATGGACTCCCTGAAAGGAAGTCATAAAGGCCTCAAGAGTGTTTTCCAAAG CTACCTGTGTGAAGAATGGAAAGAGAGGCACTCTAATATGGTGGAtgatttttcttctaaatttttacaGTTGCGGTTCATCTCACTAGAG CTTCCTCAGCAGGAGAACTTGTATGATTGTGGCCTGTTTTTGCTCCACTACGTGGAACGTTTTCTGGAGGAAGCTCCTATCAAATTTAACCCTTTCAACATAACAAAGTTCTCTGATTTT TTGAGCAGTAACTGGTTCCCTCCGGCTGAGGCTTCTCTGAAGCGATCTTATATAGAGAACttaatttatgatatatttgaaaatagttCTTTGCAAGCACCCGCTTGCCATGGCAAAGGTCCTCTCCCTGAAGTACCTTGTCTTATCAAGCACAAAGTGGATGCAGGTTCCTCTGGGGCTTGCTGTTATCCTGCTATGTGCCACGGGAATCCTTCAAATTGCTCTACTGAGACTGATATTCAGTTCCCAACTGCTTTCCCTATAAGAGTGACATCGTGTTTGAGAGATCATGGAACTGTTTACAAGGACTTGCAAACAGCAGCTGTATCTCCGCATTCTGATTGTCTGAAGATGTCAGTGTGCCATCGAAGAAGATTCATGTCACCAATAAAG GAAACTGAAGAGTTTGGTGAGGAAGTCGCAATATCCATAGTAAGAGAAAATTCTCAAGTAGGCATTGTGGCATCTGATTTCCCATCCACATCATATATAGGTATAGATCATAGAGCACCTGAAACAACGCAGCAGGGACTCTCTATGAATTTTGTGGAATCTGTCGAGGGCCTTTCATGTTCAAGAACATCTACTAGTGTATCTTGGAATACATTGGATTCAGGTACTCTTGAAGACCAGCCTCTGGAGAAAATTGAAGAGTCTAACAGTCCAAACAAGATGTCCCTTGAGGAGCTTGCAGCCTCTGTAGTTCAAGATTCTCAAGAATCAAATGACGGGCATGAGACTGATGCATGTGTGAAATCTCGTTCTTCATtccaagaaaatataaattcagTGATCCATCAAATTTCAGATTTGGCTCATAATACTGGTGATGAGGATGATAGTATAGTTAGCCAGAAAGAACCACTGGCATCTGAGTCTCAGGAACAAGATGCCAAAAGGCCGAAGTTTATGAATGAATCAGGTGGTTCAAGTCGACGATTCACAAGGAGGATGCTAAAAGAAACATGTTTAATGTCATGA
- the LOC101494612 gene encoding uncharacterized protein, producing MASYSSFILAIFIAISFSSIDNSLASRHLLQTTTPSIPNLPKPTLPPLPTIPLPQGNVPTLPTIPTLPKGNVPTLPTNIPFPSLPKPTQQPSIPTIPTIPTIPQLTLPPLPNIATIPITMPTFPFFSPPPSKTTP from the coding sequence ATGGCCTCCTATAGTTCCTTCATCTTAGCAATTTTCATTGCAATTTCTTTCTCAAGCATAGACAATAGCCTAGCATCTCGCCATCTTTTGCAAACAACAACTCCATCAATACCAAATCTTCCAAAACCAACTTTACCACCTTTGCCTACAATTCCATTACCTCAAGGAAATGTTCCAACTTTGCCTACAATTCCAACATTACCTAAGGGAAATGTTCCAACTTTGCCTACAAATATACCATTTCCATCTTTACCAAAACCTACACAACAACCATCTATTCCTACAATCCCTACCATTCCAACTATTCCACAGCTCACTCTTCCACCACTTCCAAACATTGCCACAATCCCAATCACTATGCCAACGTTCCCCTTCTTTTCTCCACCACCTTCAAAAACCACCCCCTAA
- the LOC101495579 gene encoding probable ubiquitin-like-specific protease 2B isoform X3: MDSPLQHVADKAITGYAECIDSDFDLKNQSLDMLSDDDDDSSEMSSSSKFEDCFEDQLVADDSAAFKINDIEKVVDVFPDFIQYEELYCTSSRLIFSCSSLKLEGPTNNQAGKTFKIEWETEDIIKIESCWFEKIETALISLLLRSKDSGEVGITNEKPGFKLLKFAVYDSYWSSAEEAIKLLDMRYTDIWSTFFVTDTDNYGNNSALGQGSLFSQRHYFPIFGEAFDEVIYPKGEPDAVSISKRDVALLQPETFINDTIIDFYIKYLKNKLTTDEQERFHFFNSFFFRKLADLDKDPSSASDGRAAFQRVRKWTRKVNLFEKDYIVIPINYSLHWSLIVICHPGEVPCFRDEEIKETSKVPCILHMDSLKGSHKGLKSVFQSYLCEEWKERHSNMVDDFSSKFLQLRFISLELPQQENLYDCGLFLLHYVERFLEEAPIKFNPFNITKFSDFLSSNWFPPAEASLKRSYIENLIYDIFENSSLQAPACHGKGPLPEVPCLIKHKVDAGSSGACCYPAMCHGNPSNCSTETDIQFPTAFPIRVTSCLRDHGTVYKDLQTAAVSPHSDCLKMSVCHRRRFMSPIKETEEFGEEVAISIVRENSQVGIVASDFPSTSYIGIDHRAPETTQQGLSMNFVESVEGLSCSRTSTSVSWNTLDSGTLEDQPLEKIEESNSPNKMSLEELAASVVQDSQESNDGHETDACVKSRSSFQENINSVIHQISDLAHNTGDEDDSIVSQKEPLASESQEQDAKRPKFMNESGGSSRRFTRRMLKETCLMS; the protein is encoded by the exons ATGGACTCGCCATTGCAACATGTTGCTGATAAAGCGATCACTGGCTATGCTGAGTGTATTGATAGCGACTTTGACTTGAAA AATCAGAGTCTTGATATGCTTTCTGATGATGACGATGATAGTAGTGAAATGAGTTCGTCTTCAAAATTTGAag ATTGCTTTGAAGACCAGCTAGTGGCCGATGATTCTGCTGCATTTAAAATT AATGACATAGAAAAGGTGGTTGATGTCTTCCCTGATTTTattcaatatgaagaattatACTGCACCAGTTCTCGGTTAATATTCTCGTGCAGCTCCCTGAAACTTGAAGGCCCAACAAATAATCAAGCCGggaaaacttttaaaattgagtGGGAAACTgaagatattataaaaattgaatcatGCTGGTTTGAAAAG ATTGAAACAGCATTGATCAGCCTTCTCCTTAGATCAAAAGATTCTGGAGAAGTTGGCATTACAAATGAAAAGCCAG GTTTTAAGCTGTTGAAATTTGCAGTTTATGATTCATATTGGTCCAGTGCAGAAGAGGCTATCAAATTATTGGATATGAGATACACTGATATCTGGAGTACTTTTTTTGT CACTGACACAGATAACTATGGAAATAATTCTGCATTGGGGCAGGGCAGTTTGTTTTCTCAGAGGCATTATTTTCCCAT TTTTGGTGAAGCATTTGACGAGGTTATTTATCCGAAGGGTGAACCTGATGCTGTTTCCATTAGTAAGAGAGATGTTGCGCTTTTACAGCCAGAGACATTCATCAATGACACAATCATCGACTTTTATATCAA gtatttgaaaaataaactcACAACTGATGAACAGGAGAGGTTTCACTTTTTCAATAGCTTCTTCTTCCGAAAGCTAGCTGATTTAGACAAAGATCCATCAAGTGCTAGTGATGGCAGAGCAGCTTTTCAACGTGTACGTAAATGGACCAGGAAAGTTAACCTTTTTGAAAAGGATTATATCGTGATTCCCATTAACTACAG TCTTCACTGGAGTTTGATTGTCATTTGTCATCCTGGGGAAGTGCCATGCTTCAGAG ATGAAGAAATTAAAGAAACTTCCAAAGTACCTTGCATCTTGCACATGGACTCCCTGAAAGGAAGTCATAAAGGCCTCAAGAGTGTTTTCCAAAG CTACCTGTGTGAAGAATGGAAAGAGAGGCACTCTAATATGGTGGAtgatttttcttctaaatttttacaGTTGCGGTTCATCTCACTAGAG CTTCCTCAGCAGGAGAACTTGTATGATTGTGGCCTGTTTTTGCTCCACTACGTGGAACGTTTTCTGGAGGAAGCTCCTATCAAATTTAACCCTTTCAACATAACAAAGTTCTCTGATTTT TTGAGCAGTAACTGGTTCCCTCCGGCTGAGGCTTCTCTGAAGCGATCTTATATAGAGAACttaatttatgatatatttgaaaatagttCTTTGCAAGCACCCGCTTGCCATGGCAAAGGTCCTCTCCCTGAAGTACCTTGTCTTATCAAGCACAAAGTGGATGCAGGTTCCTCTGGGGCTTGCTGTTATCCTGCTATGTGCCACGGGAATCCTTCAAATTGCTCTACTGAGACTGATATTCAGTTCCCAACTGCTTTCCCTATAAGAGTGACATCGTGTTTGAGAGATCATGGAACTGTTTACAAGGACTTGCAAACAGCAGCTGTATCTCCGCATTCTGATTGTCTGAAGATGTCAGTGTGCCATCGAAGAAGATTCATGTCACCAATAAAG GAAACTGAAGAGTTTGGTGAGGAAGTCGCAATATCCATAGTAAGAGAAAATTCTCAAGTAGGCATTGTGGCATCTGATTTCCCATCCACATCATATATAGGTATAGATCATAGAGCACCTGAAACAACGCAGCAGGGACTCTCTATGAATTTTGTGGAATCTGTCGAGGGCCTTTCATGTTCAAGAACATCTACTAGTGTATCTTGGAATACATTGGATTCAGGTACTCTTGAAGACCAGCCTCTGGAGAAAATTGAAGAGTCTAACAGTCCAAACAAGATGTCCCTTGAGGAGCTTGCAGCCTCTGTAGTTCAAGATTCTCAAGAATCAAATGACGGGCATGAGACTGATGCATGTGTGAAATCTCGTTCTTCATtccaagaaaatataaattcagTGATCCATCAAATTTCAGATTTGGCTCATAATACTGGTGATGAGGATGATAGTATAGTTAGCCAGAAAGAACCACTGGCATCTGAGTCTCAGGAACAAGATGCCAAAAGGCCGAAGTTTATGAATGAATCAGGTGGTTCAAGTCGACGATTCACAAGGAGGATGCTAAAAGAAACATGTTTAATGTCATGA
- the LOC101494925 gene encoding uncharacterized protein, which yields MASINFWSFILPLLLITFSSMTNVEGARDLHKVVEVSKVELPPLPTLPLPPLPTLPLPLTEPQLPPIPNLGVPIPDIPVVPTIPQIPQIPTVPQIPQIPKPELPIVPKP from the coding sequence ATGGCTTCCATCAATTTCTGGTCATTCATTTTACCACTTCTACTCATAACTTTTTCATCAATGACAAATGTTGAAGGGGCACGTGACCTACACAAAGTGGTTGAAGTTTCCAAAGTTGAGTTGCCACCACTACCTACTCTTCCATTGCCACCACTACCTACTCTTCCATTGCCACTTACAGAACCACAATTGCCACCAATTCCAAATTTAGGTGTTCCAATTCCTGATATTCCTGTTGTACCAACTATCCCTCAAATTCCTCAAATTCCAACTGTGCCTCAAATACCTCAAATTCCTAAGCCAGAGTTACCTATTGTGCCTAAACCATAA